A genomic segment from Peribacillus sp. ACCC06369 encodes:
- the nikC gene encoding nickel transporter permease — protein sequence MKPEIVINNTELKVNEKKSPKLSHWKAFYKKFKRNKLALIGGYIVLFYILLAIFAPLISPQDPYEIDLVNKLQPPSAEHWMGTDDKGRDILSRLLYGTRLSLTVGFVSVFFGAFIGILLGLTAGYYGKWIDTVIMRIVDVLLAFPGILLALAIISALGPSLINVMVAVGVFSIPMFARIVRGSTLSVRKLEYIDAIRALGATDFTIITKHIFPNILSPVIVQATLRLATAILSAAGLSFLGLGAQPPSPEWGAMLSSGRDYLFSAPHIALFPGLAISTLVLGFNVFGDGLRDALDPRMKK from the coding sequence ATGAAGCCAGAGATTGTCATTAATAATACCGAATTGAAGGTAAACGAAAAAAAATCTCCAAAACTAAGCCACTGGAAAGCCTTTTATAAAAAATTCAAGAGAAATAAACTGGCATTGATAGGCGGATATATCGTACTTTTTTATATTTTATTGGCTATCTTTGCACCTTTGATTTCACCGCAGGATCCCTATGAAATTGATTTAGTCAACAAACTCCAGCCTCCGTCGGCCGAACATTGGATGGGTACGGATGATAAAGGAAGGGATATTTTAAGCAGATTATTATATGGAACCCGGCTTTCATTAACCGTTGGATTTGTCTCTGTATTCTTCGGGGCTTTCATTGGCATTCTGCTAGGGTTAACGGCTGGTTATTACGGAAAATGGATCGATACCGTCATTATGAGGATTGTCGATGTTCTGCTGGCTTTCCCGGGAATATTGCTCGCACTTGCCATCATTAGTGCCCTTGGCCCAAGTTTAATCAATGTAATGGTAGCGGTCGGTGTCTTTTCCATACCCATGTTTGCCCGAATTGTCCGCGGCTCCACACTGTCAGTCAGGAAGCTTGAATATATCGATGCCATTCGTGCATTGGGAGCCACTGACTTCACGATCATAACCAAGCACATTTTTCCGAATATTCTATCACCCGTCATCGTTCAAGCTACATTACGTCTGGCAACAGCCATTCTATCGGCAGCAGGATTATCATTCCTGGGGCTCGGAGCCCAGCCTCCCTCACCGGAATGGGGAGCCATGTTGAGCAGCGGTCGGGATTATTTGTTCAGCGCCCCTCACATCGCTTTGTTTCCCGGATTAGCCATATCAACACTGGTACTCGGTTTCAATGTCTTCGGGGATGGACTTAGAGATGCCCTGGATCCAAGAATGAAAAAATAA